A stretch of the Nyctibius grandis isolate bNycGra1 chromosome 13, bNycGra1.pri, whole genome shotgun sequence genome encodes the following:
- the RAB9B gene encoding ras-related protein Rab-9B isoform X1 has protein sequence MSGKSLLLKVILLGDGGVGKSSLMNRYVTNKFDSQAFHTIGVEFLNRDLEVDGRFVTLQIWDTAGQERFKSLRTPFYRGADCCLLTFSVDDRQSFENLSNWQKEFVYYADVKDPEHFPFVVLGNKIDKLERQVSTEEAQAWCMENGNYPYLETSAKDDTNVAVAFEEAVRQVLAVEEQLEHCMLGHTIDLQSSSKSGSSCC, from the coding sequence ATGAGTGGGAAGTCCTTGCTCTTAAAGGTCATTCTCCTTGGGGATGGTGGAGTTGGGAAGAGTTCCCTCATGAACCGGTACGTCACCAACAAGTTTGACTCGCAGGCTTTCCACACGATTGGTGTGGAGTTCTTGAACCGGGACCTGGAGGTGGATGGACGTTTTGTGACCCTCCAGATTTGGGACACTGCAGGACAGGAGAGATTCAAGAGCCTGCGAACCCCATTTTACAGGGGAGCGGACTGCTGCCTGCTGACCTTCAGTGTGGACGATCGGCAGAGCTTTGAGAACCTCAGTAACTGGCAGAAGGAGTTTGTCTACTATGCTGACGTGAAGGACCCTGAACACTTCCCGTTTGTAGTCCTGGGCAACAAGATAGACAAACTTGAGAGACAAGTGAGCACAGAGGAGGCCCAGGCCTGGTGCATGGAAAACGGTAACTATCCATACCTGGAGACTAGTGCCAAAGATGACACCAATGTGGCAGTGGCCTTTGAGGAGGCTGTGCGACAGGTGCTGGCGGTTGAGGAGCAGCTAGAGCACTGCATGCTGGGCCACACCATTGACCTGCAGTCCAGCTCCAAATCAGGGTCTTCCTGTTGTTAA
- the PRPS1 gene encoding ribose-phosphate pyrophosphokinase 1 produces MLRRRVGARAAAGCGARRSEAEEEEEEEESGAAAAAVMPNIKIFSGSSHQDLSQKIADRLGLELGKVVTKKFSNQETCVEIGESVRGEDVYIVQSGCGEINDNLMELLIMINACKIASASRVTAVIPCFPYARQDKKDKSRAPISAKLVANMLSVAGADHIITMDLHASQIQGFFDIPVDNLYAEPAVLKWIKENIAEWKNCTIVSPDAGGAKRVTSIADRLNVDFALIHKERKKANEVDRMVLVGDVKDRVAILVDDMADTCGTICHAADKLVSAGATKVYAILTHGIFSGPAISRINNACFEAVVVTNTIPQEDKMKQCPKIQVIDISMILAEAIRRTHNGESVSYLFSHVPL; encoded by the exons ATGCTGAG GAGGCGGGTGGGTGCCCGTGCGGCAGCCGGCTGCGGTGCGAGGCGGAGcgaggcggaggaggaggaggaggaggaggagagcggcgccgccgcggccgccgtCATGCCCAACATCAAGATCTTCAGCGGGAGCTCGCACCAGGACCTGTCCCAGAAGATCGCCGACCGCCTGGGCCTGGAGCTGGGCAAGGTGGTCACCAAGAAGTTCAGCAACCAGGAGACATG TGTTGAAATAGGTGAGAGTGTACGTGGGGAGGATGTCTACATTGTGCAGAGTGGCTGTGGTGAGATCAATGACAATCTGATGGAGCTCCTTATCATGATAAATGCCTGTAAGATTGCTTCAGCCAGCAGAGTCACAGCTGTCATACCCTGCTTCCCTTACGCTCGGCAGGACAAAAAGGACAAG AGTCGAGCTCCAATCTCTGCCAAGCTGGTAGCAAACATGCTGTCTGTGGCAGGTGCAGATCATATCATCACCATGGACCTGCATGCATCTCAGATTCAG ggtttttttgataTCCCTGTTGATAACTTATATGCTGAGCCTGCTGTACTGAAATGGATCAAAGAGAATATTGCAGAGTGGAAGAACTGCACCATTGTTTCACCAGATGCTGGTGGAGCCAAGAG GGTGACCTCCATTGCAGATCGATTGAACGTAGACTTCGCCCTCATTCACAAGGAGCGCAAGAAGGCCAATGAGGTGGATCGCATGGTGCTGGTGGGTGATGTGAAAGACAGAGTGGCCATTCTGGTAGATGATATGGCAGACACATGTGGTACCATCTGTCATGCTGCAGACAA GCTTGTGTCAGCTGGAGCCACCAAAGTTTATGCCATCTTAACTCACGGGATCTTTTCTGGGCCAGCAATTTCTCGGATCAACAATGCCTGTTTTGAGGCAGTTGTAGTCACAAACACAATACCCCAGGAGGACAAGATGAAGCAGTGCCCTAAAATCCAG gTGATTGACATCTCAATGATCCTTGCAGAGGCCATCAGGAGGACTCATAATGGGGAATCTGTCTCCTACCTATTCAGCCATGTCCCTTTATAA
- the RAB9B gene encoding ras-related protein Rab-9B isoform X2 has product MSGKSLLLKVILLGDGGVGKSSLMNRYVTNKFDSQAFHTIGVEFLNRDLEVDGRFVTLQIWDTAGQERFKSLRTPFYRGADCCLLTFSVDDRQSFENLSNWQKEFVYYADVKDPEHFPFVVLGNKIDKLERQVSTEEAQAWCMENGSAPDLASHTLKPWMKNAYVDTRRVMSKGLELLRSSADLERETSAGFCHK; this is encoded by the exons ATGAGTGGGAAGTCCTTGCTCTTAAAGGTCATTCTCCTTGGGGATGGTGGAGTTGGGAAGAGTTCCCTCATGAACCGGTACGTCACCAACAAGTTTGACTCGCAGGCTTTCCACACGATTGGTGTGGAGTTCTTGAACCGGGACCTGGAGGTGGATGGACGTTTTGTGACCCTCCAGATTTGGGACACTGCAGGACAGGAGAGATTCAAGAGCCTGCGAACCCCATTTTACAGGGGAGCGGACTGCTGCCTGCTGACCTTCAGTGTGGACGATCGGCAGAGCTTTGAGAACCTCAGTAACTGGCAGAAGGAGTTTGTCTACTATGCTGACGTGAAGGACCCTGAACACTTCCCGTTTGTAGTCCTGGGCAACAAGATAGACAAACTTGAGAGACAAGTGAGCACAGAGGAGGCCCAGGCCTGGTGCATGGAAAACG GCTCAGCGCCGGATCTCGCTTCTCATACCTTGAAGCCCTGGATGAAAAACGCCTATGTGGACACTCGCCGGGTCATGTCAAAGGGTTTAGAGTTACTCAGGAGTTCAGCAGATCTGGAGCGTGAAACTTCAGCTGGTTTCTGTCACAAGTAA
- the LOC137669746 gene encoding thymosin beta-15A homolog, whose translation MCDKPDLSEVEKFDKKKLKKTNTEEKNTLPSKETIEQEKECVKSS comes from the exons ATGTGCGACAAGCCGGACCTCTCGGAGGTGGAGAAATTCGACaagaagaagctgaagaaaaccaacacggaggagaagaacaCGCTGCCCTCCAAGGAGA CTATTGAGCAGGAGAAGGAATGTGTGAAGTCTTCCTAG